One Elusimicrobiota bacterium genomic window, TACATAATATGTTTCTTTTCGTATTTTCTTTGAAATTGTAAAAAGCCGTCTCGTATTTGCAGAGTTTTTACCACCAATCACTAATATAATATCACAGCTCTTAGCCAGTTTTACTGTTTCGTTTTGCCTGTTTATAGCGTCGGGACAGATTGTATTGAAAATTTTGAACTCGTTAGAAAATCCTAAAAGCTGTGAAGCAATTTTGATAAAATTTTTCGGCGATTGCGTGGTTTGTGAGATGATTCCAATTTTTTTACAAAATACCAGTTTTTTAATATCTGAAACTGAATTTAACACAATACTGTTTTCGGGAAGATATGATATAATATATTTTATTTCCGGATGGTCAGGATTCCCGATGATTATCACACGATAATTTTTTTTTGCAAGTGTTTGAGCATATTTTTTTGATTTTGTAACAAATGGACAGGTTGCATCAAAAATTTTTAGATGGTAACGTTTTTGCTGAATCTTTTTCAGGAGCTGTTTGGGAATACCATGCGCCCGAATGATTACAGAACCGTTTTTTATCTCTGCTAAATTATCACACATTTTTATACCTTGTTCTTCAAGTTTTCTGACTACCTGTGGATTGTGAATTATCGGACCTATTGTATAGACATTGTTTCTTTTTTTTGATAGATTCAACGCTAAGTTAATCGCCCGACGAACACCAAAACAAAAACCAGCTCGTTTAGCAACTATAATTTTCATATACTACATCTGTCTGTATCGTCTTTCATACTTTCTATCTCGGACATTATTCTTTCTGTAATTGTATCATAATTTTCTTTAGAGTCGAATTTCAGCGGTGTTCCAAATTTTACTTTTAATCTTCTAAACTTAAAAAGATTGTCGGAGTTTATTACTGCAACAGGTATAACAGGTAAATTAGTCGCTATCGCCAACATAGCCGCACCGTTTTTTAATTTTCTGGTT contains:
- a CDS encoding 4-hydroxy-3-methylbut-2-enyl diphosphate reductase; this encodes MKIIVAKRAGFCFGVRRAINLALNLSKKRNNVYTIGPIIHNPQVVRKLEEQGIKMCDNLAEIKNGSVIIRAHGIPKQLLKKIQQKRYHLKIFDATCPFVTKSKKYAQTLAKKNYRVIIIGNPDHPEIKYIISYLPENSIVLNSVSDIKKLVFCKKIGIISQTTQSPKNFIKIASQLLGFSNEFKIFNTICPDAINRQNETVKLAKSCDIILVIGGKNSANTRRLFTISKKIRKETYYVENADEIKNKWLKNVDSAGIVAGASTPDWIIEEVVNRLRRLEIRN